A section of the Rhizobium sp. BT03 genome encodes:
- a CDS encoding adenylate/guanylate cyclase domain-containing protein, which produces MSEIRKLAAILAADVVGYSRLAGADEERILARLRALRSDLIDPTIAVHHGRVVKRTGDGALVEFRSVVDAVRCAIEVQNGMVERNDGVPQDRRIEFRIGIHLGDVVEESDGDLMGDGVNIASRLESVAAAGAICLSEDAYRQVKARLDLSVSDLGNTQLKNIAEPIRVYSLQVGSAGIKAAATPETAGGQPGAAASPKLSIAVLPFVNMSGDAEQDYFADGISEDIITALSKLSQLFVIARNSSFTFKGKNVHVQEVGTKLGVRHVLEGSVRKSGNRVRITAQLIDATTGGHLWAERFDRELTDIFAVQDDVTQQIVDALAVNLTEGDRKRLAPGQTGHPEAYDCFLRGRELWHRLTKQTNSDARNLLQHAVELDPNFASAHAFLALTHGLDYLNRWSASPQRSIEQAEEAATLAVARDDSDPVAHWALSVVRLYSRRHDSAIGEAERAIVLNPNFAEGQVSLGEALLYSGRSEEALACFDRARVLNPYFPDVVLHFQAWAWFQLQRYEEAVELLLQRVSRNPVTDVSRALLAACYGHLGRLEEARATWQEVLRINPDFSLEYRRKVLPFKNSDDFELAVEGLRKAGVVQ; this is translated from the coding sequence ATGAGCGAGATCCGAAAGCTGGCTGCAATCCTGGCTGCTGATGTGGTTGGGTACAGCAGGCTTGCCGGCGCCGATGAGGAGCGCATCCTGGCGCGGTTGCGGGCACTGCGCAGCGATCTCATCGATCCGACGATCGCCGTGCATCATGGCCGGGTGGTGAAACGAACCGGCGATGGTGCGCTGGTCGAGTTCCGCAGCGTGGTGGACGCCGTACGTTGCGCCATCGAGGTGCAGAACGGCATGGTGGAGCGCAATGACGGCGTGCCGCAGGACCGTCGCATCGAGTTCCGGATCGGTATCCATTTGGGCGACGTCGTCGAGGAAAGCGACGGCGATCTGATGGGCGACGGCGTCAACATCGCCTCGCGATTGGAGAGCGTCGCCGCGGCGGGCGCGATCTGCCTGTCCGAGGATGCCTATCGCCAAGTCAAGGCGAGGCTCGACCTCTCGGTCAGCGATCTCGGCAACACGCAACTCAAGAACATCGCCGAGCCGATCCGGGTCTATTCGCTGCAAGTCGGCAGCGCCGGGATCAAGGCAGCCGCGACCCCGGAAACCGCGGGGGGCCAACCGGGGGCGGCAGCGTCGCCGAAGCTGTCGATCGCCGTCCTGCCCTTCGTCAACATGAGCGGGGACGCCGAACAGGACTACTTCGCCGACGGCATCTCGGAAGACATTATCACGGCGCTATCGAAACTGTCGCAGCTCTTCGTCATCGCCCGCAATTCGTCGTTCACTTTCAAGGGCAAGAACGTCCATGTGCAGGAGGTGGGCACGAAGCTCGGCGTCCGGCATGTCCTTGAGGGCAGCGTCCGCAAATCGGGGAACAGGGTCCGCATCACCGCGCAGCTCATCGACGCGACCACCGGTGGGCATCTCTGGGCGGAGCGGTTCGATCGCGAGCTCACCGACATATTCGCGGTTCAGGACGATGTCACGCAGCAGATCGTCGACGCGTTGGCGGTCAACCTGACGGAGGGCGATCGGAAAAGGCTGGCGCCGGGGCAGACCGGGCACCCCGAGGCGTATGACTGCTTCTTGCGTGGCCGGGAGCTATGGCACCGGCTGACGAAGCAAACGAACAGCGACGCCCGCAACCTTTTACAACATGCCGTCGAACTGGACCCGAACTTCGCCTCGGCGCACGCCTTCCTCGCCCTGACCCACGGGCTCGACTACCTGAACCGCTGGAGCGCGTCGCCGCAGCGATCGATCGAGCAGGCCGAAGAGGCTGCGACGCTGGCGGTAGCGCGGGATGACAGCGATCCCGTGGCGCACTGGGCGCTGAGTGTGGTCAGGCTTTACTCGCGCCGGCACGATAGCGCCATCGGCGAGGCCGAGCGTGCGATCGTCCTCAATCCGAATTTCGCCGAAGGGCAGGTCAGCCTGGGCGAGGCACTTCTCTATTCAGGCAGATCCGAGGAGGCACTCGCCTGTTTCGATCGGGCAAGGGTCCTGAACCCCTACTTTCCGGATGTCGTTCTCCACTTTCAGGCCTGGGCCTGGTTTCAGCTGCAAAGGTACGAAGAGGCCGTCGAACTGTTGCTGCAGCGCGTGAGCCGCAATCCCGTCACCGATGTCTCGCGGGCGCTTCTCGCCGCCTGTTACGGACACCTCGGCCGTCTCGAAGAGGCTCGGGCGACGTGGCAGGAGGTGCTGCGCATCAATCCCGACTTCTCCTTGGAATACCGCCGCAAAGTCTTGCCCTTCAAGAATTCCGACGATTTCGAGCTCGCCGTAGAGGGGTTACGCAAGGCCGGCGTCGTACAATGA
- a CDS encoding P-loop NTPase fold protein, with amino-acid sequence MMNVLEPDSDRAVAADGVDEFGFKPLAAKLAPSLVEATESAGMVIGIEGPWGSGKTSLLNFLKGELDRNKIENLHVIEIAPWLIGDSSSLVTTLLGAMGEKLDVAEQANQKQAFFKRNKKKASGIGEMLRIYSAKTGRVLSPLAKFAGNFLPGAAIAGDALDLGSDYLEKLGKNCTEAALKAEIIQRLGKIDAKFLVLVDDLDRLEPRQAVEIVRLVRSVADFPKVAYAMCYDRGVLAHALQNGLQVADGDLFLQKVVQLTFQIPLPEPFDLRISLREKLTEIYEKVSRKPLSTEEANDLHRAVDREGGALKTPRDIKLVLNGVRFMFPSIRDDVYFPDVCRVNLLKILNPRLYRWLEVYLSLQSVVFTGDAQIEDDEKADLGKQLDEMLPSKATYSTRSISTLSSYVLGVQWDEEPAKRVFNTVSDREVKEASDKKRLGSPNHYRYYFALTGPKTVMPESDFRRLLRLAETDHSGLVQQLSQYISMKRLLGKSWLEYLLNRLDEGEIPALNAAQTRGLILGLTEVMDQLAYDEHAPHFLALSPRQKAKFVVGRLIRHLRKIKPSDIPETLDRLFNAPSIGWLVGEFIRQQLWDLGEVGDRARPEEAVLTKGEAEKAIKTLGERLSKPEIRSGLGNLPDLGSFIWGWRDLNLEGEPRTWAREFTEDDDNLLTYLLGMRGWSMSTKITYPLSRKTVEAFLDWGETMGRLDVIEASTTDPVKKARVEDVREALRNGEGKNY; translated from the coding sequence ATGATGAATGTACTGGAGCCTGATTCGGATCGTGCTGTCGCAGCCGATGGGGTAGATGAATTTGGGTTCAAACCTCTGGCTGCCAAGTTGGCGCCGTCGTTGGTCGAGGCCACCGAAAGTGCAGGTATGGTAATCGGCATCGAGGGCCCATGGGGTTCGGGCAAAACCAGCCTTCTGAATTTCCTTAAAGGTGAACTCGATCGGAACAAGATTGAGAATCTCCACGTCATCGAGATTGCACCATGGCTGATAGGCGACAGTTCGAGTCTGGTGACAACACTGCTTGGTGCCATGGGCGAAAAGCTTGATGTTGCTGAACAGGCTAATCAGAAGCAAGCGTTCTTCAAAAGAAATAAGAAAAAAGCCTCTGGAATCGGGGAGATGCTCCGTATCTACAGCGCGAAAACCGGCCGCGTTTTATCGCCGCTGGCCAAATTTGCCGGGAACTTCTTGCCCGGCGCGGCGATTGCCGGAGACGCCCTCGATTTAGGATCCGACTATCTCGAAAAGCTCGGAAAAAACTGCACCGAGGCGGCTTTAAAGGCAGAGATCATTCAGCGGCTCGGCAAGATAGACGCGAAGTTTCTTGTCCTTGTCGATGACCTTGACCGGCTCGAACCCCGTCAGGCCGTCGAAATCGTTCGCCTTGTACGGTCTGTCGCGGACTTTCCGAAGGTCGCATATGCAATGTGTTATGACAGAGGGGTGCTGGCGCATGCGCTTCAGAATGGCCTCCAGGTCGCTGACGGGGACCTCTTCCTTCAGAAGGTGGTTCAGCTCACGTTTCAGATTCCCCTGCCTGAGCCCTTCGACCTGCGTATATCGCTGCGCGAGAAGCTTACTGAGATCTACGAAAAGGTTAGCCGCAAACCTCTGTCCACCGAGGAGGCTAACGATCTTCATCGCGCCGTCGACAGGGAAGGTGGCGCCTTGAAGACACCGCGAGATATCAAGTTGGTACTCAATGGCGTGCGATTCATGTTCCCAAGTATCCGCGACGACGTGTATTTCCCGGACGTCTGCCGGGTCAACCTATTGAAGATCCTCAATCCACGCCTCTATCGTTGGCTGGAGGTGTATCTTTCGTTGCAGTCGGTGGTCTTCACGGGGGACGCCCAGATAGAGGATGATGAGAAAGCGGATCTTGGGAAACAACTTGACGAGATGCTGCCGTCAAAGGCTACCTATTCGACACGCTCGATCTCAACACTTTCAAGCTATGTTTTGGGTGTTCAATGGGACGAAGAGCCAGCCAAGCGCGTCTTCAACACGGTAAGTGATCGGGAAGTAAAGGAGGCGAGTGACAAGAAACGTCTCGGCAGCCCTAATCACTATCGGTACTATTTCGCTCTGACCGGCCCCAAAACCGTCATGCCAGAGTCTGATTTCAGGCGCCTCCTGCGACTGGCGGAAACCGACCATTCTGGCTTGGTGCAACAGCTCTCGCAGTATATCTCAATGAAGCGACTGTTGGGCAAAAGCTGGCTGGAATACCTGCTGAATCGGCTGGATGAAGGGGAAATTCCTGCCTTGAACGCAGCCCAGACGCGTGGGCTGATATTGGGTCTTACCGAAGTGATGGACCAACTTGCCTACGATGAACATGCGCCACATTTCCTTGCCCTTTCTCCCCGACAGAAAGCCAAATTCGTCGTGGGCCGGTTGATCCGCCACCTGCGGAAGATCAAGCCCTCAGACATTCCTGAAACTCTCGATCGCCTGTTCAATGCTCCTTCCATCGGCTGGCTCGTCGGGGAGTTCATCCGGCAACAACTGTGGGACCTAGGTGAAGTGGGGGACCGAGCTCGGCCGGAGGAAGCGGTTTTAACGAAGGGGGAAGCCGAGAAGGCAATCAAGACTCTCGGCGAACGCTTATCGAAGCCGGAGATCCGTTCCGGATTGGGGAACCTGCCGGATCTTGGAAGCTTCATTTGGGGCTGGCGTGACCTCAACCTTGAAGGTGAGCCTCGGACGTGGGCTCGTGAATTCACCGAAGATGACGACAACCTACTCACGTACCTGCTCGGGATGCGAGGCTGGTCGATGAGCACCAAGATCACTTACCCACTCAGTCGAAAAACAGTTGAAGCGTTTCTGGATTGGGGTGAAACCATGGGACGGCTTGACGTCATCGAAGCCAGCACGACTGATCCGGTCAAGAAGGCCCGTGTCGAGGACGTCCGGGAGGCGCTTCGCAACGGTGAGGGAAAAAATTATTGA
- a CDS encoding ABC transporter permease, with amino-acid sequence MTPYLIFVLKRFGQFLLVVFLGVSITFFVTHLTPIDPVEESIGAITQMGQSDPNAIELMRQSLRELYGMEGSIWQQYVHFWLRLATGDLGPSLSAFPTPVSTIILRSLPWTIGLMTVSTLITFVLGNALGALAGYYRKNMVLKAVSLVCIALLPIPYYILAFVLLIVFGYLWPVLPINGGYEMNANLDLSFALVLDILEHSILPALSLILVGAGSWLIGMRALVSNIITDDYVVFAELGGVPKRKILRSYIARNAMVPQFTGLAMSLGAIFNGTVITEIVFGYPGIGNLLISAVHAGDYSLVLGLSALSIVGVAAAVFIIDILSPLIDPRIKVE; translated from the coding sequence ATGACGCCCTATCTGATCTTTGTGCTGAAGCGGTTCGGTCAGTTTCTGCTCGTCGTCTTTCTTGGCGTGAGCATCACCTTCTTCGTCACCCACCTGACCCCGATCGATCCGGTCGAAGAAAGCATAGGCGCCATCACCCAGATGGGGCAGTCCGATCCGAATGCGATCGAACTGATGCGCCAGTCGCTGCGCGAGCTTTACGGCATGGAGGGCTCGATCTGGCAGCAATATGTGCATTTCTGGCTGCGGCTTGCGACCGGCGATCTCGGCCCCTCGCTGTCTGCCTTCCCGACGCCCGTTTCCACCATCATTCTGCGGTCCCTGCCGTGGACGATCGGGCTGATGACGGTCTCCACGCTGATCACCTTCGTACTCGGAAACGCGCTCGGCGCGCTCGCCGGCTATTACCGCAAGAACATGGTGCTGAAGGCGGTCAGCCTCGTCTGCATCGCCCTGCTTCCCATTCCCTACTATATCCTGGCCTTCGTGCTGCTCATCGTCTTCGGCTATCTCTGGCCGGTGCTGCCGATCAATGGCGGCTATGAGATGAACGCCAATCTGGATCTCTCCTTCGCGCTGGTGCTCGATATTCTCGAACACTCGATCCTGCCGGCCCTGTCGCTGATCCTTGTGGGTGCCGGCAGCTGGCTGATCGGCATGCGGGCGCTGGTGTCCAACATCATCACCGACGACTACGTCGTCTTTGCCGAGCTCGGCGGCGTGCCGAAGCGGAAAATTCTCCGCTCCTATATCGCCCGCAATGCCATGGTGCCGCAATTCACCGGGCTTGCCATGTCGCTGGGGGCGATCTTCAACGGCACCGTCATCACCGAAATCGTCTTCGGCTATCCCGGCATCGGCAACCTGCTGATTTCGGCGGTGCATGCCGGCGATTACAGCCTGGTGCTCGGCCTCAGCGCCTTGTCGATCGTCGGCGTCGCCGCCGCTGTCTTCATCATCGACATTCTGAGCCCGCTGATCGACCCGCGCATCAAGGTGGAATAG
- a CDS encoding ABC transporter substrate-binding protein, with protein sequence MQQWKRLAFGVALAALGLTAAAKADDYTSLPRKETLIVENPEGTIKNPGWFNIWVNGGGGVSTGLQQLTMDTLWYIDPEQGLGGAAWDNSLAADKPQYNADFTEMTVKLRKGLFWSDGVEFTADDVVYTVKTQMDHPGMIWSAAFSVQVASVEATDPQTVVFKLKKPNSRFHAIFTVRWNGAWIMPKHVFEKVEDPLRYDFANPVSLGAYKLKAYDPQGKWYTWEKRDDWQRTSLARFGEPAPKYVTYTDPGPPDKRTIAQLEHNLDIIHDNTPEGMFTLKEKSKTIDTWFPGFPFAHPDPTLPALIFNTQDAPFDKADVRWALALLIDIKAVDMASYRGAATLSALGVPPTASAMKDYQAPMQDWLKDFEIDTGKRKIKPYDPTVGQQIADLLRKQPKFKDQIPTDPQAISDAFGYGWWKPDPKAAAELLEKAGFKKSGGKWMTPDGQPFRVRMTVEGDTRSVFTRAGTLIAQQWAAFGIDAKAVPTEKLWQVALQPGDFQVAIAWSVETWGGDPDLSFFLDSWHSQFVAKKGDNQPPRNWQRWSNPELDKIIESIRGISADDPKGIELGKDYLKLVAREMPSIPLMSYNVFTSMDTTYWTGYPTIKDPYTDPVPNWANSRLMMVKLKPAQPK encoded by the coding sequence ATGCAACAGTGGAAGAGGCTCGCATTTGGCGTCGCGCTGGCCGCACTCGGCCTGACGGCGGCGGCCAAGGCCGATGACTATACCTCCTTGCCGCGCAAGGAGACGCTTATCGTCGAAAATCCGGAAGGGACGATCAAAAATCCCGGCTGGTTCAACATCTGGGTCAATGGCGGCGGCGGGGTTTCCACCGGTCTGCAGCAGCTGACCATGGATACGCTCTGGTATATCGACCCCGAACAGGGGCTTGGCGGCGCGGCCTGGGACAATTCGCTCGCCGCCGACAAGCCGCAATATAATGCCGACTTCACCGAGATGACCGTGAAACTGCGCAAGGGGCTCTTCTGGAGCGACGGCGTCGAGTTCACGGCCGACGACGTGGTCTATACCGTCAAGACGCAGATGGATCATCCCGGCATGATCTGGAGCGCTGCCTTCTCGGTGCAGGTGGCAAGCGTCGAGGCGACCGATCCCCAGACCGTGGTGTTCAAGCTGAAGAAGCCGAATTCGCGCTTCCACGCCATCTTCACCGTGCGCTGGAACGGCGCCTGGATCATGCCGAAGCATGTGTTCGAAAAGGTGGAGGATCCGCTTCGCTATGACTTCGCCAACCCGGTCTCGCTCGGCGCCTATAAGCTGAAGGCCTATGACCCGCAGGGCAAATGGTATACCTGGGAGAAGCGCGACGACTGGCAGCGGACCTCGCTTGCCCGCTTCGGCGAGCCGGCTCCGAAATATGTCACCTATACCGATCCGGGCCCGCCGGATAAGCGGACGATCGCCCAGCTCGAGCATAATCTCGATATCATTCATGACAACACGCCGGAGGGCATGTTCACCCTCAAGGAGAAGTCGAAGACCATCGACACCTGGTTCCCGGGCTTCCCCTTCGCCCATCCGGATCCGACGCTGCCCGCCCTGATCTTCAACACCCAGGATGCGCCGTTCGACAAGGCCGACGTGCGCTGGGCGCTGGCCCTCTTGATCGACATCAAGGCCGTCGACATGGCGAGCTACCGCGGGGCGGCGACGCTGTCTGCGCTCGGCGTGCCGCCGACGGCGAGCGCCATGAAAGACTATCAGGCGCCGATGCAGGATTGGCTCAAGGATTTCGAGATCGATACCGGCAAACGCAAGATCAAGCCCTATGACCCGACGGTCGGCCAGCAGATCGCCGATCTCCTGCGCAAGCAGCCGAAATTCAAGGACCAGATTCCGACCGACCCGCAGGCGATCAGCGACGCCTTCGGCTATGGCTGGTGGAAACCGGATCCGAAAGCGGCTGCCGAGCTTCTTGAGAAAGCAGGCTTCAAGAAATCCGGCGGCAAGTGGATGACGCCTGATGGCCAGCCGTTCCGGGTCCGGATGACTGTCGAAGGCGACACGCGCTCCGTCTTCACCCGTGCCGGCACGCTGATTGCGCAGCAATGGGCCGCCTTCGGCATCGACGCCAAGGCGGTGCCCACCGAGAAACTGTGGCAGGTGGCGCTGCAGCCCGGCGATTTCCAGGTGGCGATCGCCTGGAGCGTCGAAACCTGGGGCGGCGATCCCGACCTCTCCTTCTTCCTCGACAGCTGGCACTCGCAGTTCGTGGCGAAGAAGGGTGATAATCAGCCGCCGCGCAACTGGCAGCGCTGGTCCAATCCGGAGCTCGACAAGATCATCGAGAGCATCCGCGGCATCAGCGCCGACGATCCCAAGGGCATCGAGCTCGGCAAGGATTATCTGAAGCTCGTCGCCCGCGAAATGCCGTCGATCCCGCTGATGTCCTATAACGTCTTCACCTCGATGGATACGACCTATTGGACCGGCTATCCGACGATCAAGGACCCCTATACGGATCCCGTGCCGAACTGGGCGAATTCCCGGCTGATGATGGTCAAGCTGAAGCCGGCTCAACCGAAATAA
- a CDS encoding ABC transporter ATP-binding protein — protein sequence MTALLHLSHVTKVYRQGGMLGRRLITAVKDVSFEVGAEPEILSIVGESGSGKSTIAAMILGQTEPTEGQLEFSGQAVSIHSRSERKAFMKEVQPVLQNPFEAFNPLKRVDRYLFETARNLSGPGKRIDRKEAERMADAALHHVGLTLEEVKGRFPHELSGGQLQRVAIARALIPQPRLLVADEPVSMVDASLRMAIVNLFGRLKNELGLSIIYITHDLATAYYVSDNIIIMRKGEIVERGRARTVLDDPQHEYSRALKDAVLAAEFGEVG from the coding sequence TTGACCGCTCTGCTTCACCTCTCGCATGTCACGAAAGTCTATCGCCAGGGCGGCATGCTCGGCCGGCGCCTGATCACCGCGGTCAAGGATGTCAGCTTCGAAGTCGGCGCGGAGCCGGAGATCCTGTCGATCGTCGGCGAATCCGGCTCTGGCAAATCGACGATCGCCGCGATGATCCTCGGGCAGACCGAACCGACGGAAGGGCAGCTGGAATTCTCCGGCCAAGCCGTGTCCATCCATAGCCGATCCGAACGCAAGGCCTTCATGAAGGAGGTTCAGCCGGTTCTGCAGAACCCGTTCGAAGCCTTCAATCCGCTGAAGCGGGTCGACCGTTACCTGTTCGAGACGGCCCGCAATCTGTCGGGCCCGGGAAAACGGATAGACCGGAAAGAAGCGGAGCGGATGGCCGATGCCGCGCTCCATCACGTCGGCCTGACCTTGGAAGAGGTGAAAGGCCGGTTCCCTCACGAACTCTCCGGCGGCCAGTTGCAGCGCGTCGCCATTGCCCGCGCGCTGATCCCGCAACCCCGCCTGCTGGTCGCCGACGAGCCGGTCTCGATGGTCGACGCCTCGCTGCGCATGGCGATCGTCAACCTCTTCGGCCGACTGAAAAACGAACTCGGCCTTTCGATCATCTACATCACCCATGATCTGGCCACCGCCTATTACGTCAGCGACAACATCATCATCATGCGCAAGGGCGAGATCGTCGAACGCGGGCGGGCGCGGACGGTGTTGGACGATCCGCAGCATGAATATTCGCGGGCGCTGAAGGATGCGGTGCTGGCGGCGGAGTTTGGTGAGGTCGGGTGA
- a CDS encoding ABC transporter ATP-binding protein produces MDPLVEIENLKAYYRAFLFGVDREVRAVDDISLTIGRGEVYGVAGESSSGKTTLIKTIAGAIRPPLRVVSGSVKFHFAGGTQDIYAMKPEERMALRWKHLSYIMQGSMNVLNPVRRIRHSFTDFAFRHMKVSKSVFFEKVAAHLQRLKLDPHLLDAYPHELSGGMRQRMTIALATILTPEFIIADEPTTALDVIVQRDVLSMIREIQREMGSSFLFVTHDMGVHATVSDRIGIVYAGRLVEEAPTAKLFSKPLHPYTQHLVGSLPKIGDATTRPSLEGRPPNLAMPPEGCRFHPRCPKRMDICSQKVPPLVTVEPERRVACFAVTGDQL; encoded by the coding sequence ATGGACCCTTTGGTCGAAATCGAGAATCTGAAAGCCTATTACCGCGCCTTCCTTTTTGGCGTCGATCGCGAAGTGCGCGCCGTCGACGATATCAGCCTGACGATCGGCCGCGGCGAGGTCTATGGCGTCGCCGGTGAATCGAGCAGCGGCAAGACGACCCTGATCAAAACCATCGCCGGCGCCATCCGGCCGCCGCTCCGGGTCGTGTCGGGGAGCGTGAAATTCCATTTCGCCGGCGGCACCCAGGATATTTACGCGATGAAGCCGGAAGAGCGCATGGCGCTGCGCTGGAAGCATCTCTCCTATATCATGCAGGGCTCGATGAACGTGCTCAATCCGGTGCGCCGGATCCGCCATTCCTTCACCGATTTCGCTTTCCGCCACATGAAGGTCAGCAAATCGGTCTTCTTCGAAAAGGTCGCCGCCCATCTGCAGCGGCTAAAGCTCGATCCGCATCTGCTCGACGCCTATCCGCATGAACTCTCCGGCGGCATGCGCCAGCGCATGACCATTGCGCTTGCCACCATCCTGACGCCGGAGTTCATCATCGCCGACGAGCCGACGACGGCGCTCGACGTGATCGTTCAGCGCGACGTGCTGTCGATGATCCGCGAAATCCAGCGCGAGATGGGCTCGTCCTTCCTGTTCGTGACCCATGATATGGGCGTTCACGCCACGGTCTCCGACCGCATCGGCATCGTCTATGCCGGCCGCCTCGTCGAGGAGGCGCCGACCGCCAAACTCTTCAGCAAGCCGCTCCACCCCTATACGCAGCATCTGGTCGGCAGCCTGCCGAAGATCGGCGATGCGACGACCCGTCCGTCGCTGGAGGGGCGCCCGCCCAACCTCGCCATGCCGCCCGAAGGCTGCCGCTTTCACCCGCGCTGTCCGAAGCGGATGGACATCTGCTCGCAGAAGGTGCCGCCGCTCGTCACCGTCGAGCCGGAGCGCCGTGTGGCCTGTTTTGCCGTTACGGGAGATCAGCTTTGA
- a CDS encoding ABC transporter permease: protein MFTIVRDLARQNLEFLCGLLLFAVIVGFIILSYFSPYAPTDIYLLPPDMPPDGDYWLGTTSRGQDVFWQLTTALRNTLYFGIGVAFLSRIISLVVGLVAGYAGGAVDRVLMAINDSVMVIPQFPLLILFYFVLKDSMTWTVLIVIMASLGWSYDARLIRSVAIGLKTRPFTTQSVYSGMSMRKILVEEHLPYVLPIVFATTMNNMIWSIGMEITLSVLGFTDIETPTMGMMIYWANAHSALISGIWWWVAAPVAVIVILFLALFLLSMSMNEYNDPRSRLNRMGS, encoded by the coding sequence ATGTTTACCATCGTCCGCGACCTCGCACGCCAGAACCTCGAATTCCTCTGCGGCCTGCTGCTCTTTGCCGTCATCGTCGGGTTCATCATCCTGTCCTATTTCTCGCCCTACGCGCCGACGGATATCTATCTGCTGCCGCCCGACATGCCGCCCGACGGCGATTACTGGCTCGGCACGACATCGCGCGGCCAGGACGTTTTCTGGCAGCTGACGACAGCGCTGCGGAATACCTTGTATTTCGGCATCGGCGTCGCTTTTCTCTCGCGCATCATCTCGCTGGTCGTCGGCCTGGTCGCCGGTTATGCCGGCGGCGCGGTCGACCGGGTGCTGATGGCGATCAACGACAGCGTCATGGTCATCCCGCAGTTTCCGCTGCTGATCCTTTTCTATTTCGTGCTGAAGGACAGCATGACCTGGACGGTGCTGATCGTCATCATGGCCTCGCTGGGCTGGTCCTATGATGCGCGCCTGATCCGCTCGGTGGCGATCGGCCTGAAGACCAGGCCGTTTACCACCCAGAGCGTCTATTCCGGCATGAGCATGCGCAAGATCCTGGTCGAGGAGCACTTACCCTATGTGCTGCCGATCGTCTTCGCCACCACGATGAACAACATGATCTGGTCGATCGGCATGGAGATCACCCTTTCGGTGCTGGGGTTCACCGACATCGAGACGCCGACCATGGGCATGATGATCTACTGGGCCAATGCGCATTCGGCGCTGATATCGGGAATATGGTGGTGGGTAGCCGCCCCCGTCGCCGTCATCGTCATCCTCTTCCTGGCGCTCTTCCTGCTGTCGATGTCGATGAACGAATACAATGATCCGCGCAGCCGGCTGAACCGGATGGGAAGTTAG